In the genome of Ignisphaera cupida, one region contains:
- a CDS encoding RtcB family protein — translation MVASLKRVSDVVWVIPKEYKRCMKVPAIIYADDFLLNKMKEDATLEQAANVACLPGIVGASYTLPDGHQGYGFPIGGVAGFNLETGVVSPGGVGYDINCGVRVLRTDLTVKDVKPKLREIVDLVFRNIPSGVGATGKIRLTESELNNVLEEGAQWALRQGYATEYDIEHTESKGRLEWADASKVSRRAKERGAPQLGTLGSGNHFLEIQVVDKIYLPDVAKKIGIFEEGQITIMVHTGSRGLGHQVASDYLMVMERAMRKYGIEVPDRELAAVPYNSNEGRDYFAAMAAAANYAWANRQLITHWARESFARAFGFADYEKLGIRMIYDVAHNIAKIEEHEFEGRRMKLVVHRKGATRAFPPQHPEIPADHREFGQIVLIPGSMGTASYITIPNTGAKDSWWSAPHGAGRWMSRAAAIRAKSPREVIEALERKGILVRAATMRELSEETPEAYKDVDRVVDVATRAHIVKPVVRMIPIAVVKG, via the coding sequence ATGGTTGCTAGCTTAAAGCGTGTTAGCGATGTTGTTTGGGTTATTCCGAAAGAGTATAAGAGATGTATGAAGGTTCCTGCCATAATATATGCCGATGATTTTTTGTTAAACAAAATGAAGGAGGATGCAACATTAGAGCAAGCAGCAAATGTTGCTTGTTTACCAGGTATTGTGGGGGCAAGCTATACTCTTCCTGATGGTCACCAAGGCTATGGTTTTCCAATAGGCGGTGTCGCGGGTTTTAATTTGGAAACTGGTGTTGTTAGTCCAGGTGGTGTTGGGTATGACATTAACTGTGGTGTGAGGGTTTTAAGAACAGATCTAACTGTTAAGGATGTGAAGCCCAAGCTTAGGGAAATAGTTGACTTAGTATTTAGGAATATTCCAAGTGGTGTTGGAGCAACTGGAAAGATTAGGCTAACTGAAAGTGAGCTTAACAATGTTCTTGAGGAGGGAGCTCAATGGGCATTGAGACAAGGATATGCAACGGAATATGATATAGAGCATACAGAGTCTAAGGGAAGGCTGGAGTGGGCTGATGCATCAAAAGTTAGTAGAAGAGCTAAGGAGAGAGGAGCTCCACAGCTAGGTACATTGGGTAGTGGAAACCACTTTCTCGAAATTCAAGTAGTTGATAAGATATATCTTCCAGATGTGGCTAAGAAAATAGGTATTTTCGAAGAGGGGCAAATAACAATAATGGTTCATACAGGCTCTAGGGGCTTGGGACATCAAGTTGCTAGCGACTATTTAATGGTTATGGAGAGAGCGATGAGAAAATATGGAATAGAGGTGCCAGATAGAGAATTAGCAGCTGTTCCATATAACAGTAATGAAGGAAGAGACTACTTTGCAGCAATGGCTGCTGCAGCAAACTATGCTTGGGCAAATAGACAGCTAATAACACACTGGGCTAGAGAGTCATTTGCAAGAGCATTTGGCTTTGCAGATTACGAAAAACTTGGAATAAGGATGATCTATGATGTAGCACATAACATTGCTAAAATAGAGGAACACGAATTTGAGGGAAGAAGAATGAAGCTTGTAGTACATAGAAAAGGGGCTACAAGAGCTTTCCCACCTCAACACCCAGAGATACCAGCTGACCATAGAGAATTTGGACAAATAGTATTAATTCCAGGAAGCATGGGTACTGCAAGCTACATAACAATACCGAATACGGGTGCTAAAGACTCTTGGTGGTCAGCCCCCCACGGAGCTGGGAGATGGATGAGTAGAGCAGCAGCAATAAGAGCTAAGTCACCAAGAGAAGTTATTGAAGCATTGGAGAGAAAGGGAATTCTTGTAAGAGCAGCTACCATGAGGGAATTATCTGAGGAAACACCTGAAGCCTACAAAGACGTTGATAGAGTAGTTGATGTTGCTACACGTGCCCATATAGTAAAACCTGTTGTTAGAATGATTCCAATAGCTGTTGTAAAGGGTTAA
- a CDS encoding phosphoribosyltransferase has translation MPKIPVKLVDWSDIVEWSWGLAKKIEESNYIPDVVIAISRGGYVPARLLCDFLGVENLLSIQSQHWTEAAKKGERAIIKFEYVIDLSDMKALLVDDIVDTGDSVILAKEYILRNWKPKELRTAALQWISSVAKIKPDYYFMEVREWYWFQYPWTRLEDVTQFIKRILESTYKESGKSTWRVEELTKEFKEWYGIEVDKRYIDEAIKMLIKKRVIKAINNELVYLPG, from the coding sequence ATGCCTAAAATACCTGTGAAACTTGTAGATTGGAGTGATATTGTCGAATGGAGTTGGGGACTTGCGAAAAAGATTGAGGAAAGCAATTACATACCAGATGTGGTAATAGCTATTTCACGTGGTGGCTATGTGCCAGCAAGGCTTTTGTGTGATTTCTTAGGTGTTGAAAATCTACTATCAATTCAATCACAGCACTGGACAGAGGCTGCGAAAAAAGGTGAAAGAGCAATAATAAAGTTCGAGTATGTTATAGATCTCTCGGATATGAAGGCATTGCTTGTTGATGATATTGTCGATACAGGAGACTCGGTTATTCTTGCCAAGGAGTATATTCTAAGAAATTGGAAGCCAAAGGAGTTGCGCACAGCTGCATTGCAGTGGATATCATCAGTAGCTAAAATAAAACCTGATTACTATTTCATGGAGGTTAGGGAGTGGTATTGGTTTCAATACCCATGGACTAGGCTAGAAGATGTTACTCAGTTTATTAAGAGAATACTAGAATCAACGTATAAGGAAAGTGGAAAAAGTACTTGGCGTGTTGAGGAATTGACTAAAGAATTCAAGGAGTGGTATGGAATAGAAGTTGACAAAAGATACATTGATGAAGCTATAAAAATGCTTATTAAGAAAAGAGTTATTAAAGCAATTAACAATGAACTGGTATATCTACCTGGATAA
- a CDS encoding RAD55 family ATPase: MLSTCNAKLDEILFSKPSKIIIYGIAGSGKTNFLLNILKCSKLNNSKIVFISTEDPVFLNRVMDLGIDSSNIYFAFALSQEHLLSLILESLKYDVVMVAIDSINHLYRVESESNKGINIFVNILVILDALHSKGITIVASAQVKLEENIVAGFEYLSLWADKIIELKILPNKMRSIKLVKPLSQHEYRFVITSKGIEWIHRDFSM, from the coding sequence ATGCTCTCTACATGTAATGCTAAACTTGATGAGATACTATTCTCAAAGCCTTCTAAAATCATTATATATGGTATTGCAGGTAGTGGAAAAACAAATTTTTTATTAAATATTCTTAAATGTTCTAAGCTCAACAACAGTAAGATTGTTTTTATATCAACTGAGGATCCTGTATTCCTAAACAGAGTTATGGATCTTGGCATAGACTCAAGTAATATATACTTTGCCTTTGCTTTAAGCCAGGAACACCTTCTTTCACTAATTCTTGAAAGCTTAAAATATGATGTTGTTATGGTAGCTATTGATAGCATCAACCATTTGTATAGAGTTGAATCTGAAAGTAACAAAGGAATTAATATATTTGTTAATATCTTGGTAATATTAGATGCATTACATAGTAAGGGAATAACAATTGTTGCCAGTGCTCAAGTGAAGCTTGAAGAGAATATTGTTGCAGGATTTGAGTATCTTAGTTTATGGGCTGATAAAATAATTGAATTGAAGATACTGCCAAATAAGATGAGAAGCATAAAACTTGTTAAACCATTATCTCAACATGAGTACAGGTTTGTGATAACAAGTAAAGGGATAGAGTGGATACATAGGGACTTTAGCATGTAG
- a CDS encoding RNA-protein complex protein Nop10, producing MKWRIKKCPKCNLYTLKDLCPKCGSKTIVPHPPRFSPEDKYVEYRLRSKYPELMSKILKKNSESSTP from the coding sequence ATGAAGTGGAGAATTAAAAAATGCCCAAAATGTAATTTATACACATTAAAAGATTTGTGCCCAAAATGTGGTAGTAAAACAATTGTACCCCATCCACCAAGATTTTCACCAGAGGATAAATATGTTGAGTATAGGCTAAGAAGCAAATATCCTGAGTTAATGAGTAAAATCTTAAAGAAAAACAGTGAATCTTCTACTCCCTAA
- a CDS encoding translation initiation factor IF-2 subunit alpha: protein MSLPFRRRGVPEIGELVVAQVKKVFDYGAYADLLEYQNLEAFIPWSEISTKYVKDIREILKEKQVVVGKVIRVEKKPTRIEVDISLKRVMEGEKRIKMLRWKRMQKAQKIVELTAKKLGKSLDEAYKEVWVHLERMDPLSILEDAVMMGSQKLVEVGINEQWAKAIYEEAEKHITIKTVRIRGIAKIISYKPDGVERIKKLLTEIKNLSLSSQVKLDVYTIGAPRYRIEIEAHDYKTAEEVFNKISSLIDKLAKNMEIDSYSFEREEIQKG from the coding sequence ATGAGCCTACCTTTTAGAAGAAGAGGAGTGCCAGAAATAGGGGAATTAGTTGTTGCTCAAGTAAAGAAGGTATTTGATTATGGTGCTTACGCAGATCTTTTAGAGTATCAAAATCTAGAAGCTTTTATTCCATGGAGTGAAATAAGCACAAAATATGTTAAGGATATTAGAGAGATTTTGAAAGAAAAGCAAGTTGTTGTTGGTAAAGTTATTAGAGTTGAGAAAAAGCCTACAAGAATAGAAGTTGACATTTCTTTGAAGAGGGTAATGGAAGGTGAGAAGAGAATCAAAATGCTGCGGTGGAAAAGGATGCAAAAAGCTCAAAAAATAGTAGAGTTAACAGCTAAAAAACTAGGAAAGTCACTTGATGAAGCCTATAAAGAGGTTTGGGTACATTTAGAAAGAATGGATCCTTTATCAATACTTGAAGACGCTGTTATGATGGGGTCTCAAAAACTTGTTGAAGTTGGTATAAATGAGCAATGGGCTAAGGCAATATATGAGGAAGCAGAGAAACATATTACAATAAAAACTGTTAGAATAAGAGGTATAGCCAAGATCATTTCCTATAAACCAGATGGTGTTGAGAGAATAAAGAAGCTTCTAACAGAAATCAAGAATCTTTCCCTGAGTTCTCAAGTCAAACTAGATGTATACACCATAGGGGCTCCCAGATATAGAATTGAAATAGAGGCTCATGATTATAAAACAGCTGAGGAAGTTTTCAACAAGATAAGTAGTCTCATAGATAAACTGGCAAAAAATATGGAGATAGACTCATATAGCTTTGAAAGAGAGGAAATACAAAAAGGATAA
- a CDS encoding 30S ribosomal protein S27e — MAKKRKILIPEPRSKFIRVKCNVCGNEQPVFDHATFPVRCLVCGTVIVQPTGGKAKLVNAETVRVLG, encoded by the coding sequence TTGGCTAAAAAGAGGAAAATATTAATACCAGAACCACGAAGCAAGTTCATTAGAGTAAAATGCAATGTTTGTGGAAATGAACAGCCTGTATTTGACCATGCAACATTTCCTGTAAGATGCTTGGTATGTGGCACAGTAATTGTGCAACCTACTGGCGGAAAAGCAAAACTAGTTAATGCTGAAACTGTTAGAGTACTTGGTTAA
- a CDS encoding 50S ribosomal protein L44e, translating into MKIPKAIVTYCPKCRTHTEHSVAIYKHGKRRTLAEGQRRYLRKQEGYGSKRKPEQKRFAKVTKKVVLKLKCSKCGYILHRKGIRLKKSELVEKHG; encoded by the coding sequence GTGAAAATACCAAAAGCTATAGTTACATATTGTCCCAAATGTAGAACGCATACAGAACATAGCGTAGCGATATATAAACATGGCAAGAGAAGAACCCTGGCTGAGGGACAAAGAAGATACTTGAGAAAGCAAGAAGGTTACGGCTCAAAAAGAAAACCAGAGCAAAAAAGATTTGCTAAAGTAACAAAGAAAGTTGTTTTAAAACTTAAATGCTCCAAATGTGGTTATATCCTACATAGAAAGGGAATTAGGTTAAAGAAATCAGAATTGGTTGAAAAGCATGGGTGA
- a CDS encoding DNA primase small subunit domain-containing protein — protein MSQRRGKEKELDFFKEKFKEYYRNASLELPQDISLREIALQPFDADYYVRHLSFDSPTQLISYITVNIPRHLYYSSAKYSFPGNNNMSEKGWIGSDLVFDIDANEIPECKNNVIEFRFCPSCGYIAKSDEKECPYCHLELKKFEHVDKTCIEKAYSYLISLIDIIENDFGFTNYKASFSGNRGFHLIVELPQPFDKIDSETRREIVSYITLSDFDKKYIRNMYVHYKEKEKGQGYLVPRIVDGGLRRRIALSLLKRVSDPDVKSFLMGYTEKIEYVKMLQLVEVLSNQIDDIVNELSIPIDSKVTIDTTHLVRIPNSINGKTGWKAFIIKDIAEFELNAHNVSISNVNELLKIRIVVDLPSIKIIDREFNLKRGDIIVAEYAYASYLIFKGVANLISVR, from the coding sequence GTGTCTCAGAGAAGAGGAAAAGAAAAAGAACTAGATTTTTTTAAAGAGAAATTTAAAGAGTATTATAGAAATGCGTCTTTAGAACTACCTCAAGATATTTCACTTAGAGAAATAGCTCTGCAACCATTTGATGCTGACTATTATGTTCGTCACTTATCTTTTGACTCTCCTACACAATTAATAAGTTACATAACCGTGAATATTCCTAGACACTTGTATTATTCCTCAGCAAAATATTCTTTTCCAGGAAACAATAACATGTCTGAGAAAGGGTGGATAGGAAGCGACTTAGTATTTGATATAGATGCAAATGAGATTCCTGAATGCAAAAATAATGTCATAGAGTTCAGATTTTGTCCTTCTTGTGGCTATATAGCGAAAAGCGATGAGAAAGAGTGTCCATATTGCCATTTGGAGCTTAAAAAATTTGAACATGTGGATAAAACTTGTATTGAAAAAGCCTATAGCTACTTAATTAGCCTTATAGATATTATTGAAAATGATTTTGGGTTTACAAATTATAAAGCAAGTTTTTCTGGAAATAGAGGATTTCATTTAATAGTTGAGTTGCCACAACCATTTGATAAGATTGATTCTGAAACAAGAAGAGAAATAGTATCTTATATCACATTAAGTGATTTTGATAAAAAATATATTAGGAATATGTATGTGCACTATAAAGAAAAGGAAAAGGGACAAGGGTATTTAGTGCCAAGAATAGTTGATGGTGGATTGAGAAGGCGAATAGCGTTATCTCTTCTAAAAAGAGTTTCAGATCCTGATGTAAAAAGTTTTCTAATGGGCTACACGGAAAAAATTGAATACGTAAAAATGCTGCAATTAGTAGAGGTGTTGTCAAATCAAATTGATGATATTGTTAATGAGCTGTCAATTCCAATAGATTCTAAGGTCACCATAGATACTACACACCTTGTTAGAATACCAAATAGCATAAATGGAAAAACAGGTTGGAAAGCATTTATAATCAAGGATATAGCAGAATTTGAATTAAATGCACACAATGTTTCAATTAGCAATGTAAATGAGTTACTTAAAATAAGAATTGTTGTAGATTTGCCTTCCATAAAAATAATTGATCGGGAATTTAATTTGAAGAGAGGTGATATAATAGTTGCAGAATATGCTTATGCCTCTTACCTTATTTTTAAAGGTGTAGCAAATCTTATATCTGTAAGGTGA